The following are encoded in a window of Thamnophis elegans isolate rThaEle1 chromosome 14, rThaEle1.pri, whole genome shotgun sequence genomic DNA:
- the DRG2 gene encoding developmentally-regulated GTP-binding protein 2: MGILEKIAEIEKEIARTQKNKATEYHLGLLKAKLAKYRAQLLEPSKSAAAKGEGFDVMKSGDARVALIGFPSVGKSTFLSLMTSTASEAASYEFTTLTCIPGVIEYKGANIQLLDLPGIIEGAAQGKGRGRQVIAVARTSDVVIMMLDATKGEVQRALLEKELETVGIRLNKEKPNIYFKPKKGGGISFNSTVTLTQCSEKLVQLILHEYKIFNAEVLFREDCSADEFIDVIVGNRVYMPCLYVYNKIDQISMEEVDRLARRPHSVVISCGMKLNLEYLLERLWEYLALTCIYTKKRGQRPDFSDAIILRKGASVQHVCHRIHRTLADQFKYALVWGTSTKYSPQRVGLSHMVEHEDVIQVVKK, translated from the exons ATGGGGATCCTGGAGAAGATCGCGGAGATCGAGAAGGAGATCGCCCGGACCCAGAAAAACAAAG ctacGGAATACCACCTTGGTCTGCTGAAGGCCAAGCTTGCCAAGTACAGAGCTCAGCTTCTAGAGCCTTCCAAATCGGCTGCAGCCAAAGGGGAAGGCTTCGATGTGATGAAGTCGGGGGACGCCCGGGTGGCGCTGATCGGTTTCCCTTCTGTGGGTAAG TCCACTTTTCTGAGTTTAATGACTTCCACAGCTAGTGAAGCAGCTTCCTACGAATTCACCACACTGACCTGTATTCCTGGAGTCATAGAG TACAAAGGAGCCAATATCCAGCTTCTAGATCTTCCTGGGATCATTGAAGGAGCTGCTCAAG GGAAGGGCCGAGGACGCCAGGTGATTGCAGTGGCCCGGACCTCAGATGTCGTCATCATGATGCTGGACGCCACAAAGGGCGAAGTGCAGAG GGCTCTCTTGGAAAAGGAGCTAGAAACGGTGGGCATCAGGCTCAACAAAGAGAAGCCCAACATCTACTTCAAG CCCAAGAAAGGGGGCGGCATCTCCTTCAACTCCACTGTGACCTTGACCCAGTGCTCGGAGAAGCTGGTGCAGCTTATCCTCCACGAATATA AAATCTTCAACGCGGAGGTGCTCTTCAGGGAAGACTGTAGTGCAGATGAATTCATTGACGTGATTGTTGGCAACCGAGTGTACATGCCCTGCCTCTAT GTTTATAACAAAATTGACCAGATCTCCATGGAAGAGGTGGACCGCCTGGCTCGGAGGCCTCATAGCGTGGTGATTAG CTGTGGCATGAAGCTGAATTTGGAGTACCTGCTAGAAAGGCTGTGGGAATACCTGGCTCTCACCTGCATCTACACAAAGAAAAGAGGCC AGAGACCTGATTTTTCAGATGCGATCATTCTGCGAAAAGGGGCCTCTGTACAGCATGTG TGCCATCGAATTCACCGGACGTTAGCCGACCAGTTCAAGTACGCCCTTGTGTGG gGAACCAGCACGAAGTACAGCCCCCAGCGCGTGGGGCTCAGCCACATGGTGGAGCACGAAGACGTCATCCAAGTGGTGAAGAAGTAA
- the GID4 gene encoding glucose-induced degradation protein 4 homolog — protein MPVRSSCRCPPEPAPGAAAAARLEPPPPINTAQPGVNTSRLYSGAKFRGQQRSKGNAYEVEVVVQHVDMDNSYLCGYLKIKGLTEEYPTLTTFFEGEIISKKHPFLTRKWDADEDVDRKHWGKFPAFYQFAKIFNSDDFDYEDLKNDDFVFMRWKEQFLVPDHTIKDISGASFAGFYYICFQKSAACIEGYYYHRSSEWYQSLNLTHVPEYSAPIYEFR, from the exons ATGCCGGTGCGGAGCTCCTGCCGCTGCCCGCCGGAGCCGGCCCCGggagccgctgccgccgcccgcctggagccgccgccgcccaTCAACACGGCGCAGCCCGGCGTCAACACCAGCCGCCTCTACAGCGGCGCCAAGTTCCGCGGGCAGCAGCGCTCCAAGGGCAACGCCTACGAGGTGGAGGTGGTCGTGCAG CATGTTGACATGGACAATTCCTATCTCTGTGGATACTTAAAGATTAAAGGCCTTACTGAG GAGTATCCAACACTTACTACTTTCTTTGAAGGAGAAATAATCAGTAAAAAGCACCCGTTTTTAACCCGGAAATGGGATGCAGATGAAGACGTGGATCGTAAACATTGG GGGAAGTTCCCAGCATTTTACCAGTTCGCAAAAATATTTAACTCTGACGATTTTGATTATGAGGATCTGAAGAATGATGACTTTGTCTTCATGAGGTGGAAA GAGCAGTTCCTCGTCCCAGATCACACCATTAAAGACATCAGCGGGGCATCCTTCGCTGGATTTTATTACATATGCTTTCAGAAGTCTGCAGCATGTATAGAGGGCTATTACTATCACAGGAGTTCAGAATG GTATCAATCTCTGAATCTGACTCACGTCCCTGAGTACAGCGCGCCCATTTACGAATTCCGGTGA
- the ATPAF2 gene encoding ATP synthase mitochondrial F1 complex assembly factor 2 isoform X2 yields the protein MWRRSLGRLLGKGALATLRPAPRPEASPAAFKRPYAAQAERKRFYQNVSISQGESGFEINLDSRKLRTPQAKLFTVPSEPLALAVATEWDSQQDTIKFYTMHLTNLCNTALDNPSQRSKDQLIQAALKFLETDTICYRVEEPPALVELQKNEWDPVIEWAEKRYNVVIGSSTSIMGPTLPQSTKDIFISHLASYNSWALLGIEYMITQLKSVILAMSLVDKHLTVEQAVVLSRLEEEFQIQHWGNVEWAHDYERYDLQARTAAATLFVHLCLENSTIKHKLLQH from the exons ATGTGGCGAAGGAGCCTCGGGCGGTTGCTTGGCAAGGGGGCCCTCGCGACCCTTCGCCCCGCGCCCCGTCCGGAGGCTTCCCCCGCCGCCTTCAAGAGGCCTTACGCGGCCCAGGCAG AAAGGAAAAGATTTTACCAGAATGTTAGCATCTCCCAAGGAGAAA gTGGCTTTGAAATCAACTTGGACAGCCGGAAGCTGAGAACCCCGCAAGCTAAGCTCTTCACGGTGCCCAGTGAGCCTCTGGCTTTGGCTGTGGCAACTGAGTGGGATTCCCAGCAGGACACTATCAAGTTCTATACGATGCATCTG ACCAACTTGTGCAACACCGCTTTGGACAACCCATCACAGCGAAGCAAAGATCAGCTCATCCAGGCAGCTCTGAAGTTCTTGGAGACAGATACTATTTG TTACCGGGTAGAGGAGCCACCAGCCTTGGTAGAACTGCAGAAGAATGAATGGGATCCAGTAATTGAATGGGCTGAGAAAAG ATACAATGTGGTGATTGGCTCTTCAACCAGCATCATGGGTCCTACCCTCCCACAAAGCACAAAGGACATCTTCATTAGCCACCTTGCTTCATACAACAGCTGGGCCCTTCTAG GCATAGAATACATGATAACACAGCTGAAGTCTGTGATTCTAGCAATGAGCCTCGTTGACAAACATTTAACAGTTGAACAAGCTGTTGTCCTATCTCGACTGGAGGAAGAATTTCAG ATTCAGCACTGGGGGAATGTGGAGTGGGCCCATGACTACGAAAGGTATGACTTGCAGGCCCGCACAGCTGCTGCCACCCTGTTTGTCCACCTTTGCTTAGAAAATTCCACCATCAAGCACAAGCTGCTTCAGCACTGA
- the ATPAF2 gene encoding ATP synthase mitochondrial F1 complex assembly factor 2 isoform X1, with amino-acid sequence MWRRSLGRLLGKGALATLRPAPRPEASPAAFKRPYAAQAERKRFYQNVSISQGEISSFSSGGFEINLDSRKLRTPQAKLFTVPSEPLALAVATEWDSQQDTIKFYTMHLTNLCNTALDNPSQRSKDQLIQAALKFLETDTICYRVEEPPALVELQKNEWDPVIEWAEKRYNVVIGSSTSIMGPTLPQSTKDIFISHLASYNSWALLGIEYMITQLKSVILAMSLVDKHLTVEQAVVLSRLEEEFQIQHWGNVEWAHDYERYDLQARTAAATLFVHLCLENSTIKHKLLQH; translated from the exons ATGTGGCGAAGGAGCCTCGGGCGGTTGCTTGGCAAGGGGGCCCTCGCGACCCTTCGCCCCGCGCCCCGTCCGGAGGCTTCCCCCGCCGCCTTCAAGAGGCCTTACGCGGCCCAGGCAG AAAGGAAAAGATTTTACCAGAATGTTAGCATCTCCCAAGGAGAAA tctcttctttctcttcaggTGGCTTTGAAATCAACTTGGACAGCCGGAAGCTGAGAACCCCGCAAGCTAAGCTCTTCACGGTGCCCAGTGAGCCTCTGGCTTTGGCTGTGGCAACTGAGTGGGATTCCCAGCAGGACACTATCAAGTTCTATACGATGCATCTG ACCAACTTGTGCAACACCGCTTTGGACAACCCATCACAGCGAAGCAAAGATCAGCTCATCCAGGCAGCTCTGAAGTTCTTGGAGACAGATACTATTTG TTACCGGGTAGAGGAGCCACCAGCCTTGGTAGAACTGCAGAAGAATGAATGGGATCCAGTAATTGAATGGGCTGAGAAAAG ATACAATGTGGTGATTGGCTCTTCAACCAGCATCATGGGTCCTACCCTCCCACAAAGCACAAAGGACATCTTCATTAGCCACCTTGCTTCATACAACAGCTGGGCCCTTCTAG GCATAGAATACATGATAACACAGCTGAAGTCTGTGATTCTAGCAATGAGCCTCGTTGACAAACATTTAACAGTTGAACAAGCTGTTGTCCTATCTCGACTGGAGGAAGAATTTCAG ATTCAGCACTGGGGGAATGTGGAGTGGGCCCATGACTACGAAAGGTATGACTTGCAGGCCCGCACAGCTGCTGCCACCCTGTTTGTCCACCTTTGCTTAGAAAATTCCACCATCAAGCACAAGCTGCTTCAGCACTGA